From a region of the Deltaproteobacteria bacterium genome:
- a CDS encoding aspartate kinase has protein sequence MSLVVQKYGGTSVGDMVRIQNVAKKVAATFDAGNDVVVVLSAMSGVTDHLIQMAEVITERPDRREMDVLVATGEQQTVALMAIALNNMGYKAQSLLGYQAQIRTDSVWSNAHITRINPDPIRELLAQKKIVVVAGFQGVDKEGNVTTLGRGGSDTSAVAVAAAVSADVCEIFTDVKGVYTADPGVVPRARMLKTVTHDVMLEMADHGAKVLQIRSVEFAKKFNVPVHVRSSFCDEEGTMIVSEKEGMECMVVEGVTSSKKEARVTVTKVPDQPGVASKIFSAVADIGVSVDMIIQNTRSGNLTDITFTVPRTEYKRTMEVVRKVASEVGAESVAGDENVATVSVIGVGMRTNRGVAAKMFDTLAKDGINIMMISTSEIRITCAIEEKYSELAVRSLHTAFGLDAVQEA, from the coding sequence ATGAGTCTTGTGGTGCAAAAGTACGGCGGAACGTCAGTGGGCGACATGGTGCGCATCCAGAACGTCGCAAAAAAGGTGGCCGCCACCTTCGATGCAGGAAACGATGTGGTGGTGGTCCTGTCAGCCATGTCAGGGGTGACCGATCACCTGATCCAGATGGCCGAGGTCATAACCGAAAGGCCGGACCGCCGGGAAATGGACGTCCTGGTGGCCACCGGCGAACAGCAGACCGTGGCCCTCATGGCCATCGCTCTCAACAACATGGGCTATAAGGCGCAGTCCCTTCTTGGCTACCAGGCCCAGATACGCACGGACAGCGTCTGGTCCAACGCCCACATCACCAGGATCAACCCGGACCCCATCAGGGAACTTCTGGCCCAGAAGAAAATAGTGGTGGTGGCCGGGTTTCAGGGTGTCGACAAGGAAGGCAACGTGACCACCCTCGGGCGGGGCGGCTCGGACACCTCGGCAGTGGCCGTTGCCGCCGCAGTAAGCGCTGACGTGTGCGAGATATTCACCGACGTCAAAGGGGTCTATACCGCAGACCCAGGAGTGGTTCCCAGGGCCAGGATGCTCAAAACCGTAACCCACGACGTTATGCTGGAAATGGCCGACCACGGGGCCAAGGTGCTCCAGATACGTTCGGTGGAATTCGCCAAGAAATTCAACGTGCCGGTTCATGTCCGGTCGTCGTTCTGCGATGAGGAGGGCACCATGATAGTGAGCGAAAAAGAAGGCATGGAATGCATGGTGGTGGAAGGCGTGACTTCCTCCAAAAAAGAGGCCCGCGTAACGGTCACCAAGGTGCCGGACCAGCCCGGAGTAGCATCAAAGATTTTTTCGGCAGTGGCTGACATCGGGGTCTCGGTGGACATGATCATCCAGAACACCCGCTCCGGCAACCTCACGGACATCACCTTCACGGTGCCCCGCACCGAGTACAAGCGCACCATGGAAGTGGTCCGCAAGGTCGCGTCCGAGGTCGGCGCGGAGAGCGTGGCCGGTGACGAAAACGTGGCCACCGTCTCGGTCATAGGCGTGGGAATGCGCACCAACCGGGGAGTCGCCGCGAAGATGTTCGACACCCTGGCCAAGGACGGCATCAACATCATGATGATCTCCACCTCCGAGATACGGATCACCTGCGCCATAGAGGAAAAATACTCGGAGCTGGCAGTTAGAAGTCTTCACACCGCTTTTGGCCTGGACGCCGTCCAGGAGGCGTGA
- a CDS encoding pyridoxine 5'-phosphate synthase, translating into MAKLAVNVDHVATLRQARGGVEPDPATAAMMVEMAGADGVVVHLREDRRHINDRDARLIRQLVKTKMILEMAATSEMLSIAAELKPHQATLVPEKRQEITTEGGLDLHANKKSVEEAIVFLHENSILASLFLDPEPEAMRTAAAIGADIVEIHTGAFCDARLPQDRERELSRIATAAKIAHKSGLVVHAGHGIGYQTIQDFAGIGEIAEFSIGHSIISRAVFAGLDRAVKEMLKLARRV; encoded by the coding sequence ATGGCGAAACTGGCGGTCAATGTGGATCACGTGGCCACCCTCAGGCAGGCGCGCGGCGGAGTTGAGCCTGACCCGGCCACTGCTGCCATGATGGTGGAGATGGCCGGGGCCGACGGGGTGGTGGTGCATCTGCGTGAAGACAGAAGGCACATTAACGACCGGGACGCGCGGCTCATCCGGCAGCTTGTGAAAACCAAAATGATACTGGAAATGGCCGCGACTTCTGAAATGCTTTCCATTGCTGCGGAGCTGAAACCCCACCAGGCCACCCTGGTTCCGGAAAAACGCCAGGAGATCACTACCGAAGGCGGCCTGGACCTTCACGCGAACAAAAAATCCGTGGAGGAGGCCATCGTCTTTCTTCACGAAAACAGCATCCTGGCGAGCCTCTTTCTCGATCCCGAACCGGAGGCCATGCGCACGGCGGCAGCCATAGGCGCAGACATAGTGGAGATTCACACCGGCGCTTTCTGCGACGCAAGGCTTCCCCAGGACAGGGAGCGCGAGCTTTCGAGAATCGCCACGGCGGCCAAGATCGCCCACAAGTCCGGGCTTGTGGTCCACGCGGGCCACGGAATCGGCTACCAGACCATTCAGGATTTCGCGGGCATAGGCGAGATAGCCGAGTTCTCCATAGGCCACTCCATCATATCCCGCGCGGTTTTCGCAGGGCTCGACCGGGCGGTGAAGGAAATGTTGAAGCTGGCCCGAAGGGTATGA
- a CDS encoding amphi-Trp domain-containing protein produces the protein MAEKTSFTFESFQDAQSIRTFLENLTEGIASGRISLASGEEKIDLAPGGLLYFQVKAKKKKDESRISIKIGWKDSAPAGIGAITISS, from the coding sequence ATGGCGGAAAAAACCAGTTTCACCTTCGAATCCTTTCAGGACGCCCAGAGCATAAGGACTTTCCTGGAAAACCTGACTGAAGGCATTGCTTCGGGCAGGATTTCCTTAGCCTCCGGGGAGGAGAAAATCGATCTCGCCCCCGGCGGTCTCCTGTACTTTCAGGTAAAGGCCAAAAAGAAAAAGGACGAAAGCAGGATATCCATCAAAATAGGATGGAAGGATTCCGCCCCCGCCGGAATCGGGGCCATAACGATATCATCCTGA
- a CDS encoding DNA-binding protein — MDTAIKIQPQALENSARAGRIFSEAIPRGSDVVESLSRFALEKGVEKALVWVFGTVSPATVGVWDPVQEVSVTERYEGFFEFVSASGRIVQGDSSPVHLAATLAGCDLKIVAGKIFSPTRSLTVRFDMMEIA, encoded by the coding sequence ATGGACACTGCAATAAAAATACAGCCGCAGGCCCTTGAAAATTCCGCAAGGGCAGGCCGGATTTTTTCCGAAGCCATCCCCAGGGGAAGCGACGTGGTGGAAAGCCTTTCGCGATTCGCCCTGGAAAAAGGCGTTGAAAAAGCCCTGGTGTGGGTCTTCGGCACTGTTTCACCCGCAACTGTAGGGGTTTGGGACCCGGTTCAGGAGGTTTCCGTCACCGAGCGATACGAGGGCTTTTTCGAGTTCGTGTCGGCCTCGGGACGGATCGTACAGGGTGACTCCTCTCCGGTTCATCTTGCCGCAACGCTTGCGGGCTGCGACTTGAAAATTGTGGCGGGTAAAATTTTTTCCCCCACCCGCTCTTTAACGGTCCGGTTCGATATGATGGAAATAGCGTAA
- the tsaE gene encoding tRNA (adenosine(37)-N6)-threonylcarbamoyltransferase complex ATPase subunit type 1 TsaE, with amino-acid sequence MDPATAAGRRVLTQSPEETREAGRALGETLAPGTVLALVGGLGAGKTCFAQGLAVGLGVDPEVAVTSPTFTLVNEYPGRVPFVHADLYRLENAAELDTTGLFDGQDPDSVTAVEWADRVDEALLMADMVVSFEITGETSRALTFIDAGRDMFDLADDLDFF; translated from the coding sequence ATGGACCCGGCAACTGCGGCAGGCCGCAGAGTCCTCACCCAAAGCCCGGAAGAAACCCGCGAGGCCGGAAGGGCGCTTGGAGAAACGCTCGCCCCCGGAACCGTGCTGGCCCTGGTGGGCGGCCTTGGGGCGGGCAAGACCTGCTTCGCCCAGGGGCTTGCAGTTGGACTTGGGGTCGACCCGGAGGTGGCGGTCACAAGCCCCACCTTCACCCTGGTGAACGAGTATCCGGGGCGGGTGCCTTTTGTTCACGCCGACCTCTACCGCCTGGAAAACGCGGCTGAGCTGGACACCACGGGCCTTTTCGACGGCCAGGATCCGGACTCGGTAACCGCCGTAGAATGGGCGGACCGGGTGGATGAGGCCCTTTTAATGGCTGACATGGTGGTAAGTTTTGAGATCACCGGCGAGACCAGCCGGGCTCTAACCTTTATCGATGCCGGTCGGGATATGTTCGATCTGGCGGATGACCTGGATTTTTTCTGA
- a CDS encoding DEAD/DEAH box helicase, with product MSRFICPVVKPSADSRLKRAFSKIGVPEACEFVPDPFQIKAVEAVRESDCLVTAPTGSGKTWIAVKALEHILEQGGRAWYASPLKALSNSKLIEFGRIFGPDRVGILTGDRKENTDAPIIVGTTEILRNQLYDSMHQGKNLAFDLVVMDEAHYLSDPDRGVVWEETLIYLPQRVRLLLLSATIGNAADYAGWISGIRQEPCVVVAETQRPVPLIPLFLHPSGELLPLSSMKGLKVLGGLDRKVSAFNQDYKRRRFQFSRGLPPVRDVLKVLSEFDLLPAIFFMKSRKDCDAALTQCPESLLYDPERQRRIKECLAGVFERNPHLAGHKQVSFLTSCAAAAHHSGHLPAWKLVVEGLMEEGLLDAVFATSTVAAGVNFPARTVVIFNSDRFNGMEFMPLTPTEFHQMTGRAGRRGLDSIGFALMVPGAHMDLERVGALVAAGAGPVISRLKIDFSMVLNLLLSHTPEDVHIVLDQSFARFLMDREKKAKDKRLGWYRDAANPNFLWREFLRHLEFLKELSYVGPDDRLTEDGIWASRLRVDLPLFIGECFRKNLLPKNDPRILAAMVAVFVQEKEMEEGPGAGDAPKKLVVAYNRLVEGLTPLTDLMMSRGFSVRSLSPWPAAAVYDWASGKSWEETAKNARIAEGDLAMLITRVAENLRQMTSLDFVFPQEAKAAHVAIDLLMHGPLDTSDVIIDVTS from the coding sequence ATGTCAAGATTCATCTGTCCCGTGGTAAAACCTTCTGCGGATTCACGCTTGAAACGCGCCTTTTCGAAAATCGGCGTTCCCGAAGCGTGCGAATTCGTTCCCGATCCCTTTCAGATCAAAGCCGTGGAGGCCGTGCGGGAAAGCGACTGCCTGGTCACCGCCCCCACCGGAAGCGGAAAGACCTGGATAGCCGTAAAAGCCCTGGAACACATCCTGGAGCAGGGCGGCAGGGCATGGTACGCCTCGCCCTTGAAGGCCCTTTCCAACAGCAAGCTAATAGAGTTCGGGCGCATATTCGGCCCGGACAGGGTGGGAATCCTCACGGGAGACCGCAAGGAAAACACCGACGCGCCCATCATAGTTGGCACCACCGAAATTCTGCGCAACCAGCTTTATGACTCCATGCACCAGGGAAAAAACCTCGCCTTTGACCTGGTTGTCATGGATGAGGCCCACTACCTTTCAGACCCGGACCGGGGCGTGGTGTGGGAGGAGACCCTCATCTACCTGCCACAGAGGGTGCGGCTGCTTCTGCTTTCGGCCACCATAGGCAACGCCGCCGATTACGCGGGCTGGATTTCCGGAATAAGGCAGGAGCCCTGCGTGGTGGTGGCCGAAACCCAAAGGCCGGTGCCCCTCATTCCCCTTTTCCTGCATCCTTCGGGTGAGCTTCTTCCCTTGTCCTCCATGAAGGGCTTGAAGGTCCTGGGTGGCCTGGACCGCAAGGTCTCCGCCTTCAACCAGGATTACAAGAGACGCAGATTCCAGTTTTCGCGCGGGCTTCCGCCGGTCCGGGACGTCTTGAAGGTGCTTTCCGAGTTCGACCTTCTGCCAGCCATCTTTTTCATGAAAAGCCGCAAAGACTGCGACGCGGCCCTGACCCAGTGCCCGGAATCCCTTCTGTACGACCCCGAAAGGCAGCGCCGCATAAAAGAATGCCTCGCTGGTGTGTTCGAGCGCAACCCTCATCTTGCGGGCCACAAGCAGGTGTCCTTTCTCACCTCCTGCGCTGCGGCGGCCCACCATTCCGGGCACCTTCCTGCCTGGAAACTGGTGGTTGAGGGACTGATGGAGGAAGGGCTCCTGGACGCCGTTTTCGCAACCTCAACGGTGGCGGCGGGCGTCAACTTTCCCGCAAGGACCGTGGTGATCTTCAACTCGGACAGGTTCAACGGCATGGAGTTCATGCCCCTAACCCCCACCGAGTTCCACCAGATGACGGGCCGCGCGGGCCGAAGGGGCCTGGACAGCATTGGTTTTGCCCTCATGGTTCCGGGCGCACACATGGACCTGGAGCGCGTGGGGGCCCTGGTGGCGGCAGGGGCGGGGCCCGTGATATCCAGGCTCAAGATCGATTTTTCAATGGTCTTGAACCTTCTTCTGTCCCACACTCCTGAGGACGTACACATCGTTCTGGACCAGTCTTTCGCGCGATTTTTGATGGACAGGGAAAAAAAGGCCAAGGACAAGCGTCTCGGCTGGTACAGGGACGCCGCCAACCCGAATTTCCTGTGGAGGGAGTTTCTGCGGCACCTGGAGTTTCTGAAGGAGCTTTCCTACGTGGGGCCGGACGACAGGCTCACCGAGGACGGAATCTGGGCCAGCAGGCTCCGGGTGGACCTTCCGCTCTTCATCGGCGAGTGCTTCAGGAAAAACCTTCTTCCGAAGAATGATCCGCGCATCCTGGCCGCCATGGTGGCTGTTTTCGTGCAGGAAAAGGAGATGGAGGAAGGTCCGGGCGCGGGCGACGCCCCCAAAAAGCTCGTTGTGGCCTACAACAGGCTGGTGGAGGGCCTGACGCCTTTGACCGACCTCATGATGAGCCGGGGCTTTTCCGTGCGCTCGCTCTCGCCCTGGCCCGCCGCCGCCGTCTACGACTGGGCCAGCGGAAAAAGCTGGGAGGAAACCGCCAAAAACGCCCGGATCGCCGAGGGCGACCTTGCCATGCTCATCACCCGCGTTGCGGAAAACTTGAGGCAGATGACCTCGCTGGATTTCGTCTTTCCACAGGAGGCCAAGGCGGCCCATGTTGCCATTGATCTATTGATGCACGGGCCTCTGGACACTTCCGACGTGATCATTGACGTCACATCGTAA
- a CDS encoding CPBP family intramembrane metalloprotease, producing MVSLALQKSSASKAPSSLVLAASVAVAAVLWFFSFYVALGNFWIKIACSAACLACLAAYFGERPSQWFAFTKKDLLWGLASAAALYFIFFAGNAVSRLLFSFADIQVGGLYQKGEGTGAGLILPILLFVTGPCEEIYWRGFLQKNLMERLGPYKGIALATALYALVNLPAKNFMLMGAAVVAGLFWGFMFLKLGRVPALIISHSVWGVVIFAVFPIA from the coding sequence ATGGTTTCGCTTGCTCTTCAAAAGTCTTCCGCTTCAAAGGCCCCGTCAAGCCTCGTTCTTGCCGCCAGCGTGGCCGTGGCGGCTGTTCTTTGGTTTTTCTCATTTTACGTGGCCTTGGGAAATTTCTGGATCAAGATAGCATGTTCCGCCGCGTGCCTGGCCTGCCTTGCTGCGTATTTCGGCGAAAGGCCGTCGCAGTGGTTCGCCTTCACCAAAAAGGACCTCCTGTGGGGACTCGCCTCAGCGGCGGCCCTTTATTTCATCTTTTTCGCTGGAAACGCCGTGTCCAGGCTTCTTTTTTCATTCGCGGACATCCAGGTGGGCGGGCTATATCAGAAGGGCGAGGGAACCGGGGCGGGCCTCATTCTGCCGATTCTGCTTTTCGTGACCGGTCCTTGCGAGGAAATTTACTGGCGCGGATTCCTCCAGAAAAACCTGATGGAGCGGCTTGGCCCGTACAAGGGCATAGCACTCGCCACGGCCCTTTACGCCCTGGTGAACCTGCCCGCCAAAAATTTCATGCTGATGGGAGCGGCGGTGGTGGCCGGGCTTTTCTGGGGCTTCATGTTCCTTAAACTGGGGCGCGTTCCGGCCCTCATTATTTCCCACAGCGTGTGGGGCGTGGTGATTTTCGCGGTTTTTCCCATCGCCTGA
- a CDS encoding ubiquinone/menaquinone biosynthesis methyltransferase, translating to MKIEKRPEDVRAMFDGISKNYDLMNLLMTLGQDRSWRRCVAEMAAPPKGGSVLDAGAGTGGISIELLRRWPEAAITGADFSPEMLAIARKRPGAGRISWVLADATALPFADESFDAVTSGYLVRNVPDPLAAFSEQARVLKRGGRVVCLETSPPPDSPLLPFIRVHLKYVIPFLGSLVSGNRSAYTYLPETTQNFLSTEALSKVMGQAGLRVVNVRRFMFGTQSVITAVKS from the coding sequence ATGAAGATCGAAAAAAGGCCCGAAGACGTCCGGGCCATGTTTGACGGCATATCCAAAAATTACGACCTGATGAACCTTCTCATGACCCTTGGACAAGACCGATCCTGGAGAAGGTGCGTGGCGGAAATGGCGGCCCCTCCCAAGGGGGGAAGCGTCCTTGACGCCGGGGCCGGAACCGGGGGAATCTCCATTGAGCTTTTGAGGCGCTGGCCCGAAGCCGCCATCACCGGCGCCGATTTTTCCCCGGAGATGCTGGCCATCGCCCGCAAGAGGCCGGGGGCCGGGCGCATAAGCTGGGTGCTCGCCGACGCCACGGCCCTTCCCTTTGCCGACGAATCCTTTGACGCGGTCACGTCGGGCTACCTTGTGCGGAACGTGCCGGACCCGCTCGCGGCTTTTTCCGAGCAGGCCAGGGTCCTGAAGCGCGGGGGCCGGGTGGTCTGCCTGGAAACCTCCCCCCCGCCCGATTCCCCGCTTCTGCCCTTCATCAGGGTTCATCTGAAGTACGTCATTCCCTTTCTTGGAAGCCTTGTTTCTGGAAACAGGTCGGCCTACACCTATCTCCCGGAAACCACGCAGAATTTTCTCTCCACGGAAGCCCTCTCAAAGGTGATGGGGCAGGCGGGGCTTAGGGTCGTCAACGTGAGGCGCTTCATGTTCGGCACCCAGTCGGTCATTACGGCGGTGAAATCCTGA
- a CDS encoding NAD(P)H-hydrate dehydratase, producing the protein MHLATAAEMREMDKKTIGEFGIPGCVLMETAARGAFGMLLRMRPDLAQKSVAVAAGRGNNGGDGFVMARCLAQIGADVSVYLLAEKDEVKGDAALNLALLPKMGVPVFEVTDSAALSRLSGAMSLCEAWIDALLGTGLSSPVSGIYREMIEFINSRKKFVFSVDVPSGLFSDTGEADVCIKADATATFALPKVGLWVEPGASLRGIMEVIDIGIPTSVVEEVSPRHFLVDLDYVKAILVKRDPCAHKGTTGHLLVVAGSPGKTGAACLSAHAALRAGAGLVTLAGPKCLKPVFEIRVTEAMTEGLSETDQGNLNENAADEVLALLEGKKCLALGPGLGPGLGTAPETAGFVARVVAESPVPVVIDADALNALALDPTVLKKAKSAVIITPHPGEMAKLSGSSTADVQRDRMGTARKFATEYGVTVVLKGAGTVIALPGGKVGVNSTGNPGMASAGMGDALTGIIGALIAQGYEPHDAACAGVHLHGLSGDILARDKGPWGFLASEVADALPRAVKLVFG; encoded by the coding sequence ATGCACCTTGCCACGGCTGCTGAAATGCGGGAGATGGACAAAAAGACCATCGGGGAATTCGGAATTCCCGGGTGCGTCCTCATGGAGACCGCCGCCCGTGGGGCTTTTGGAATGCTTTTGCGCATGAGGCCCGACCTTGCCCAAAAAAGCGTGGCGGTGGCCGCCGGAAGGGGCAACAACGGCGGCGACGGATTCGTCATGGCCCGGTGCCTGGCCCAGATCGGCGCGGACGTCAGCGTTTACCTCCTTGCGGAAAAAGACGAGGTAAAAGGCGACGCGGCCCTCAATCTGGCGCTTCTTCCAAAGATGGGCGTGCCGGTTTTCGAGGTAACCGATTCCGCAGCCCTCTCGCGGCTTTCGGGAGCCATGAGCCTTTGCGAGGCGTGGATAGACGCCCTTTTGGGAACCGGGCTGAGTTCTCCGGTCAGCGGCATTTACCGGGAAATGATAGAATTCATCAACTCCCGGAAAAAATTCGTTTTCAGCGTGGACGTCCCCTCCGGCCTTTTTTCGGACACGGGTGAGGCTGACGTCTGCATAAAAGCCGACGCCACAGCAACCTTCGCACTTCCCAAGGTTGGGCTCTGGGTGGAGCCGGGCGCGTCCCTTCGCGGAATAATGGAAGTCATCGACATCGGCATCCCCACGAGCGTAGTGGAGGAAGTCTCGCCCAGGCATTTCCTGGTGGACCTGGATTACGTGAAGGCCATACTCGTCAAGCGGGACCCATGCGCACACAAGGGGACCACCGGCCACCTTCTTGTGGTTGCGGGCTCACCCGGAAAGACCGGAGCCGCCTGCCTTTCGGCACACGCGGCCCTGCGCGCCGGGGCCGGGCTTGTCACCCTGGCCGGCCCGAAATGCCTGAAGCCGGTTTTTGAGATAAGGGTGACAGAGGCCATGACGGAGGGCCTTTCCGAGACCGACCAGGGCAATCTGAATGAAAACGCTGCGGACGAGGTTCTGGCGCTTCTTGAGGGGAAAAAATGCCTGGCCCTGGGCCCCGGCCTGGGCCCCGGCCTGGGAACCGCCCCGGAAACCGCCGGGTTCGTGGCCCGCGTGGTGGCCGAAAGCCCGGTTCCTGTGGTCATCGACGCCGACGCCTTAAATGCCCTGGCCCTTGATCCCACGGTTCTAAAAAAGGCGAAATCAGCCGTAATCATTACTCCCCATCCGGGGGAGATGGCGAAGCTTAGCGGCTCATCGACGGCTGACGTCCAAAGGGACCGCATGGGGACGGCCCGGAAATTCGCCACGGAATACGGTGTGACGGTGGTGCTGAAGGGCGCTGGCACGGTAATCGCCCTTCCCGGAGGAAAGGTCGGCGTCAATTCCACCGGAAACCCGGGCATGGCCTCCGCCGGAATGGGCGACGCACTAACCGGAATCATAGGGGCGCTCATCGCCCAGGGATACGAGCCCCATGACGCAGCCTGCGCCGGTGTCCATCTCCACGGGCTTTCCGGGGACATCCTGGCAAGGGATAAGGGGCCATGGGGCTTTCTTGCCTCCGAGGTCGCAGACGCCCTGCCCCGCGCCGTCAAACTGGTCTTCGGGTGA
- a CDS encoding phosphotransferase, translated as MVTFEGIEENFRFIVIEVQNQVEAAFRYLTSPDEDDSLRRRIIEKDDYIDNLKTIIENKCFTLIHRERGLARREVDRIRSIHIICVNLERIADFCVNMVRQVEHLRERDFLGCFSYSEFFTQAIDSLSRLLPAFQRGNLAGALSICKSEAILDRLYKENFDRVMAKLRRGDCVEDLITILFIYRYLERVGDSLLNIGEAILFVILGEKIKIERWDALRQTLEDAGLAETLSQGDFEAVWGTRSGCNIGVVGSRTLRGGDGENTPKIYKEGMVQKIEAERDSLLRWNGFLPGLAATVYNFRRSEDKAALLVEFLPGRTLDEVILTADDRTLSTALTRLQQILRIVWENSKKKEDVATDFVEQIKSRLNAVTSIHPHFSRPSFSVGSAAAPSTGELLERLKRVETELSAPFSVFIHGDCNINNLLYNEETEAVHFIDLYRSRQYDYVQDVSVFLVSNFRIPLFDTVLRKRLDRIITGFYGFATTFAQRNADPTFEARLALGLARSFYTSTRFEQNAAFARNMFLRSHFLLERLLAHSGPWEDFSLPETILHY; from the coding sequence ATGGTCACCTTCGAAGGCATAGAAGAAAATTTCCGCTTTATAGTGATCGAGGTTCAGAACCAGGTGGAGGCCGCGTTCCGCTACCTGACGAGCCCCGATGAAGACGACTCCCTGCGTCGGCGCATCATCGAAAAAGACGACTACATAGACAATTTAAAAACCATCATAGAAAACAAGTGCTTCACCCTCATCCACCGGGAACGCGGCCTTGCCCGCCGTGAAGTGGACCGCATCAGGAGCATTCACATAATCTGCGTCAACCTGGAGCGCATAGCCGATTTCTGCGTCAACATGGTGCGCCAGGTCGAACACTTAAGGGAAAGGGACTTTCTCGGCTGCTTCTCCTACTCGGAATTCTTCACCCAGGCCATAGACAGCCTTTCCAGGCTGCTTCCGGCCTTCCAGCGCGGAAACCTGGCAGGGGCTCTCTCAATCTGCAAGTCGGAGGCGATCCTAGACCGGCTCTACAAGGAAAACTTCGACAGGGTCATGGCGAAGCTGCGCCGGGGAGACTGCGTCGAAGACCTCATAACCATCCTCTTCATCTATCGCTACCTGGAAAGGGTTGGCGATTCCCTCTTAAACATCGGGGAAGCCATCCTTTTCGTGATCCTGGGGGAAAAAATAAAGATCGAGCGGTGGGACGCCCTAAGGCAGACCCTGGAAGACGCAGGCCTTGCCGAAACCCTGTCCCAGGGGGACTTCGAGGCCGTGTGGGGCACGCGATCCGGCTGCAACATAGGCGTGGTGGGCAGCAGAACCTTAAGAGGCGGGGACGGCGAAAACACCCCCAAAATCTACAAGGAGGGCATGGTCCAGAAAATAGAGGCTGAAAGGGACAGCCTTTTACGCTGGAACGGCTTTCTTCCAGGCCTGGCCGCAACCGTCTATAATTTCAGGAGATCCGAGGACAAGGCCGCCCTTTTGGTGGAATTTCTGCCGGGCAGGACCCTGGACGAGGTGATACTGACGGCTGACGACAGAACCCTCTCCACGGCCCTCACCAGGCTTCAGCAGATACTTAGGATAGTCTGGGAAAACTCCAAGAAAAAAGAGGACGTGGCCACTGATTTCGTGGAACAGATAAAGAGCAGGCTGAACGCGGTAACAAGCATCCATCCACATTTTTCCAGGCCGTCCTTCTCGGTGGGAAGCGCCGCAGCCCCCTCGACCGGCGAGCTTCTGGAAAGGCTTAAGCGCGTTGAGACGGAGCTTTCGGCGCCCTTTTCCGTTTTCATCCACGGCGACTGCAACATAAACAACCTCCTGTACAACGAGGAAACCGAGGCCGTACATTTCATTGACCTCTACCGGTCAAGGCAGTACGATTACGTCCAGGACGTATCGGTCTTTCTCGTGTCCAACTTTCGCATCCCCCTTTTCGACACGGTTCTGCGCAAAAGGCTGGACCGGATAATAACCGGCTTTTACGGTTTCGCCACCACCTTCGCCCAAAGAAACGCGGACCCCACCTTCGAGGCGCGGCTGGCCTTGGGCCTTGCCCGGTCCTTTTACACTTCCACGCGGTTCGAGCAGAACGCGGCCTTTGCCCGCAACATGTTTTTGAGATCGCACTTTCTCCTGGAAAGGCTTCTGGCTCATTCTGGCCCCTGGGAGGACTTTTCACTGCCGGAAACCATTCTCCATTACTGA
- a CDS encoding GAK system ATP-grasp enzyme yields MRIGVVGTPGGWSSELLADTVERRTGFRLLIEMKKARLELPSGRVLFGDHDLSTLDGLIVKKIGARYSPNLLDRLEILRLLEGRGLPIFSAPSKIMRVLDRLSCTVTLSLAGIPMPPTTITEDPVMAAETLKQYGEAVLKPLYTSKARGMVLYPQNGLSARETIENYRRDNTVIYIQKKIDLAGKDLGVVFLGGEYLTTYSRVKLSDASWNTTTESGGRYASFTPESEIIALAKKAQEPFGLSFTCVDVALGPTGPCVFEVSAFGGFRGMAETSGMNAAEILTDHCISMITRNH; encoded by the coding sequence TTGCGCATAGGGGTTGTGGGAACGCCCGGAGGCTGGTCCTCCGAGCTTCTGGCCGATACCGTGGAAAGGCGCACCGGCTTTCGGCTTCTGATCGAAATGAAAAAGGCCAGGCTGGAGCTTCCATCCGGCAGGGTGCTTTTCGGTGACCACGATCTTTCCACATTGGATGGACTCATTGTAAAAAAAATTGGCGCAAGGTACTCGCCCAACCTTCTGGACCGCCTGGAAATTCTCCGTCTCCTGGAGGGAAGGGGCCTGCCGATTTTTTCCGCGCCCTCAAAAATCATGAGGGTGCTTGACCGCCTAAGCTGCACGGTTACCCTGAGCCTGGCGGGGATACCCATGCCGCCCACCACCATTACGGAAGACCCCGTCATGGCTGCGGAAACCCTGAAGCAATACGGGGAAGCGGTTTTAAAGCCCCTTTACACATCAAAGGCCAGGGGGATGGTGCTTTATCCCCAAAACGGGCTTTCGGCCCGCGAAACCATAGAAAATTACAGGCGGGACAACACGGTAATCTACATCCAGAAAAAAATTGATCTGGCGGGAAAGGACCTTGGCGTGGTATTTTTAGGTGGCGAGTACCTCACCACTTATTCCCGTGTAAAATTATCCGACGCGTCCTGGAACACCACCACGGAATCGGGCGGGCGCTATGCGTCCTTCACGCCCGAATCCGAAATAATAGCCCTGGCGAAAAAGGCCCAGGAGCCCTTCGGCCTTTCCTTCACCTGCGTTGACGTGGCCCTTGGGCCCACCGGCCCATGCGTGTTCGAAGTTTCGGCCTTCGGAGGCTTCAGGGGAATGGCCGAAACCAGCGGCATGAACGCCGCAGAAATATTGACCGACCACTGTATAAGCATGATCACCCGAAATCACTGA